From Caldanaerobius fijiensis DSM 17918:
TCTGGAGCGGGTAACTGAAAAGCCGGAATATTACTTTGTTATAAACTCGGGTATTTACGTTTTAGAGCCTGAAATCATAGATTTGATTCCTGAAGGGCAGCCTATAAATATGCCGGATCTCTTACTAAAGGCTAAAGAATGTGGTTTTAAAGTAGGAGTTTATCCTATAAGCTCAAAATGGTTTGACGTAGGGCAGTGGGAAGAGTACAAAAAAACATTAGAATATTTTAAAAAGTTATATGGTGATGTAAATGTATGACGGTCAAACGATATTAGCGTTAATACCTGCCAGAGGAGGATCTAAGGGGGTCCCGCGGAAAAATTTAAGGTGTCTTTCAGGTAAACCTCTTATTGCTTATACAATCGAAGCGGCATTACAGGCTAATTTTATAGATAAAATAATTGTATCAACAGATGATTTGGAAATAGCGAATGTATCTAAAAAATATGGTGCAGAAGTTCCTTTTATACGCCCGGAAGCTTTAGCAACAGATGAAGCAAAAGGAATTGATGTGATATTACATGCCATGCAGTGGCTTGAAGATCATAATGAGAAGTTTGATTTATTGATACTTTTACAGCCAACGTCTCCATTAAGAGATTCGGAAGATATAAAAAATGCATTAAGTTTATTTGTCAGAAAAAATGCAGATGCGGTGGTATCAGTCTGTGAGGCTGAACATTCGCCGTTATGGATGAATACATTGAGAGAAGATCTATGCATGAAAGACTTTATAAGGAAAGAAGTATTAAATAAGAACAGGCAGGAATTAGAAACTTATTATCGCCTGAATGGCGCTATATACTTAGCTAAATGGAATTATATAAAGCAGTATAAGAGTTTTTACGGGGATAAAACATATGCATATATAATGTCAAGAGAAAAGTCTGTGGACATTGATAGCGAATTTGATTTGCAATTCGCAGAATTTTTGATGAAAAACAAAAATATATAGTAAGGTTGGGTTACGTAAAAAGTGAGCTATTAAATAGTCTTTGCTTTATGATTGACGAGATTGAAAAAATGGGTACAGAAAGCGATAGAAAACGTTAGGGAGATAGTAAAGCACATTATAATTATGCAGCTGACAGTATGTCGATAGAAGATGAGTTTTTTGGATAAAGGCAGAAGCATAAAAGTGCGGGTACCCTCTAAATTTCAGTGGGAGAAGAAGAATTGAATATGTTTGCAAAGAATAGCTCGCTGAGGTCATGTATTCAATAGTTAAATGTTATTTGTCATTTTATGAACTGTGACGCTTTTTTATTGAAACGGCCTGTGCTTTAGGATTTAACAGAACATAAAATACAAAATAGTTATGAATGAATTGATTTATCTACGATATATGCAGGGTTCAAGAAAAAGGTGATAAGATATTTGATTAGATAGGTTGTTTGTATTTTATTAAATTGGCAGGGAAGACTTTGGAGGAAATTGAAGGGTATGATATCATTATATTATATCAACATATTTATAGATGTCCTTGAAAAAGAAATAGAAGCTATAAAAGGTAGTAGAGAAAATCACTTTATCAAAATATATAACGGTATTTTTATTGGCAAGGATTTATCTGGTTTTATATATAAATTTGCTTATGATAGTGAATTATATAGTATAGATGAAATTCCGTGCAAAATTGAGATCAATGGCGAAGTATATTCAGCGGAAATAATATCATCTACCAGTTCGGAATTGGAGATAATAATAGACGAATATGTGGACAATAATGTCAAAGAAGCGGTTTTGGATTTCAAGCCATGGTATTTATTGGATATATTAAGGCATAAATATATTGAGTGCAAGAAAAATATAAAAGAATTTGATTTTAGTTTGAGCGATAAGATATTTAGCGGACATATAGATAATGCAAATGATGATGTTAATTGT
This genomic window contains:
- a CDS encoding acylneuraminate cytidylyltransferase family protein, with protein sequence MYDGQTILALIPARGGSKGVPRKNLRCLSGKPLIAYTIEAALQANFIDKIIVSTDDLEIANVSKKYGAEVPFIRPEALATDEAKGIDVILHAMQWLEDHNEKFDLLILLQPTSPLRDSEDIKNALSLFVRKNADAVVSVCEAEHSPLWMNTLREDLCMKDFIRKEVLNKNRQELETYYRLNGAIYLAKWNYIKQYKSFYGDKTYAYIMSREKSVDIDSEFDLQFAEFLMKNKNI